Proteins found in one Miscanthus floridulus cultivar M001 chromosome 4, ASM1932011v1, whole genome shotgun sequence genomic segment:
- the LOC136552442 gene encoding condensin-2 complex subunit H2-like isoform X1 yields the protein MDGGDWEVGSTGGRFPILQANRDPESNWEVDVAKSLEEYLLKICSGEVSGEDGPHSVNFAEAALLLQGSVQVYSKKVEYLYLLVLHALEFLSQKKQDQLENGSAQANQNDPSTIPSEEDDIFMGLDDVPVETRTSLDNNVNRDDLQRKIVRPPANLLVFEGDCLDSEASELDTYLLATCDFYGDFLLLDPCDAPAVFDFLQGKHSGKENSVAHQGSSAPSKSRANVFTSPNLRSAGTGRKSAAGKVLGGLDPTQENPDQSSTQETSPDDNHWSDPVQPSFADDVEMPHPDDIEDPVGDYSDDEDPWKPLNPHEPGNLKIRPYRRVKGSPRGVIGTSKKKTLTFLFPMAKMDGAVIPEHAKSFEAQQSQQEEHYGSQSPPRFEKFLRSFEFGEENPNVFGHLKDDNGSNTGINFDDDDLDMPNDIDVDPDVPTYPGETIAATPNGTQDDIDTHASLDDLCRSHLNALLASIAEVEKQSEMDARVSTWKERIEEALEEQDKNPPFDIGSYGEQILDTLSSRTDNTGTASFSEIVSGRPKYEVARTFSALLQLVNGRSVDLDKGQAMNELVCYTAENPFHVRLIGPNRRPEMEARFARKRVKSPLQNAGKGGESSLAQHECSKKPLHKNGKIPVKTAIRLTPDGKRRRRSATHLMQPINLESSG from the exons ATGGACGGCGGCGACTGGGAGGTGGGCTCGACCGGCGGGAGATTCCCGATTCTGCAGGCGAACAGGGACCCCGAGTCGAATTGGGAGGTGGACGTTGCCAAGAGCCTCGAGGAGTACCTGCTCAAGATCTGCTCAGGGGAGGTCTCCGGCGAGGACGGGCCCCACTCTGTCAACTTTGCCGAAG CGGCGTTACTACTCCAAGGATCAGTTCAAGTGTACAGTAAGAAGGTGGAGTACTTGTACTTGTTGGTGCTTCACGCGTTAGAGTTCCTCTCGCAAAAGAA GCAGGATCAACTGGAAAATGGCTCGGCTCAAGCTAATCAAAACGACCCTAGCACGATTCCCAGTGAAGAAGATGATATATTTATGGGGTTAGATGATGTCCCAG TGGAAACAAGGACATCTCTGGATAACAATGTCAATCGAGATGATTTACAAAGAAAAATTGTGAGGCCACCAGCAAATCTACTGGTGTTTGAAGGGGACTGTCTAGATAGCGAAGCGAGTGAGCTAGACACATATTTG TTAGCAACATGTGATTTTTATGGAGATTTCCTTCTGCTGGATCCTTGTGATGCACCAGCTGTTTTTGACTTTCTGCAAGGAAAACATTCTGGTAAAGAaaatagtgtggctcatcaaggCAGTTCAGCACCTTCTAAAAGCCGAGCCAATGTTTTCACTTCCCCAAATTTAAGATCAGCGGGCACAGGTCGTAAATCAGCCGCTGGAAAAGTCCTAGGAGGTCTAGATCCAACCCAGGAGAATCCTGACCAATCTTCAACTCAAGAAACCAGTCCAGATGACAACCATTGGTCTGATCCTGTTCAACCTAGCTTTGCTGATGATGTTGAAATGCCTCACCCAGATGATATAGAGGATCCTGTTGGAGATTAttctgatgatgaggatccatGGAAACCTTTGAATCCACATGAACCTGGCAACCTAAAGATTCGGCCTTACAGGAGAG TGAAAGGTTCTCCACGGGGGGTTATTGGCACTTCGAAAAAGAAAACTCTCACATTTCTATTTCCTATGGCAAAGATGGATGGCGCCGTCATACCTGAACATGCTAAATCTTTCGAAGCACAGCAGTCTCAGCAGGAGGAACATTATGGTTCCCAATCACCCCCTCGTTTTGAAAAG TTTTTGAGATCATTTGAATTTGGAGAAGAAAATCCCAATGTGTTTGGACATTTGAAAGATGACAATGGATCAAATACTGGCATTAattttgatgatgatgatttagACATGCCAAATGACATAGATGTTGATCCTGATGTTCCAACATATCCTGGCGAG ACTATTGCTGCAACTCCCAATGGTACACAGGATGACATAGATACACATGCAAGCCTCGACGACTTGTGTCGGTCACATCTA AATGCTCTCCTTGCCAGCATCGCTGAGGTTGAAAAGCAGAGTGAGATGGATGCTCGAGTTTCAACATGGAAAGAAAGAATTGAGGAGGCATTGGAAGAGCAG GATAAAAACCCACCTTTTGATATCGGTTCATATGGGGAGCAAATCCTTGACACACTTTCATCAAGAACTGACAATACAGGAACTGCATCTTTTAGTGAGATTGTTAGTGGCAGACCAAAGTATGAGGTTGCCAGAACATTCTCTGCCCTTCTCCAGCTG GTGAACGGCAGAAGTGTTGATCTGGACAAAGGACAAGCCATGAATGAGTTGGTGTGTTACACGGCAGAGAATCCATTCCATGTAAGGCTCATTGGTCCCAACCGGAGGCCAGAAATGGAGGCACGCTTTGCTCGGAAGAGAGTCAAGTCCCCACTGCAAAATGCAGGCAAAGGTGGTGAGTCCTCCCTGGCGCAGCATGAGTGCTCCAAGAAGCCGTTGCATAAAAATGGCAAGATTCCAGTCAAGACAGCGATCAGGCTGACTCCAGATGGGAAGCGAAGGCGAAGGTCAGCCACTCACCTAATGCAGCCGATCAATCTGGAATCCAGCGGATGA
- the LOC136552442 gene encoding condensin-2 complex subunit H2-like isoform X2 codes for MDGGDWEVGSTGGRFPILQANRDPESNWEVDVAKSLEEYLLKICSGEVSGEDGPHSVNFAEAALLLQGSVQVYSKKVEYLYLLVLHALEFLSQKKQDQLENGSAQANQNDPSTIPSEEDDIFMGLDDVPVETRTSLDNNVNRDDLQRKIVRPPANLLVFEGDCLDSEASELDTYLLATCDFYGDFLLLDPCDAPAVFDFLQGKHSGKENSVAHQGSSAPSKSRANVFTSPNLRSAGTGRKSAAGKVLGGLDPTQENPDQSSTQETSPDDNHWSDPVQPSFADDVEMPHPDDIEDPVGDYSDDEDPWKPLNPHEPGNLKIRPYRRVKGSPRGVIGTSKKKTLTFLFPMAKMDGAVIPEHAKSFEAQQSQQEEHYGSQSPPRFEKTIAATPNGTQDDIDTHASLDDLCRSHLNALLASIAEVEKQSEMDARVSTWKERIEEALEEQDKNPPFDIGSYGEQILDTLSSRTDNTGTASFSEIVSGRPKYEVARTFSALLQLVNGRSVDLDKGQAMNELVCYTAENPFHVRLIGPNRRPEMEARFARKRVKSPLQNAGKGGESSLAQHECSKKPLHKNGKIPVKTAIRLTPDGKRRRRSATHLMQPINLESSG; via the exons ATGGACGGCGGCGACTGGGAGGTGGGCTCGACCGGCGGGAGATTCCCGATTCTGCAGGCGAACAGGGACCCCGAGTCGAATTGGGAGGTGGACGTTGCCAAGAGCCTCGAGGAGTACCTGCTCAAGATCTGCTCAGGGGAGGTCTCCGGCGAGGACGGGCCCCACTCTGTCAACTTTGCCGAAG CGGCGTTACTACTCCAAGGATCAGTTCAAGTGTACAGTAAGAAGGTGGAGTACTTGTACTTGTTGGTGCTTCACGCGTTAGAGTTCCTCTCGCAAAAGAA GCAGGATCAACTGGAAAATGGCTCGGCTCAAGCTAATCAAAACGACCCTAGCACGATTCCCAGTGAAGAAGATGATATATTTATGGGGTTAGATGATGTCCCAG TGGAAACAAGGACATCTCTGGATAACAATGTCAATCGAGATGATTTACAAAGAAAAATTGTGAGGCCACCAGCAAATCTACTGGTGTTTGAAGGGGACTGTCTAGATAGCGAAGCGAGTGAGCTAGACACATATTTG TTAGCAACATGTGATTTTTATGGAGATTTCCTTCTGCTGGATCCTTGTGATGCACCAGCTGTTTTTGACTTTCTGCAAGGAAAACATTCTGGTAAAGAaaatagtgtggctcatcaaggCAGTTCAGCACCTTCTAAAAGCCGAGCCAATGTTTTCACTTCCCCAAATTTAAGATCAGCGGGCACAGGTCGTAAATCAGCCGCTGGAAAAGTCCTAGGAGGTCTAGATCCAACCCAGGAGAATCCTGACCAATCTTCAACTCAAGAAACCAGTCCAGATGACAACCATTGGTCTGATCCTGTTCAACCTAGCTTTGCTGATGATGTTGAAATGCCTCACCCAGATGATATAGAGGATCCTGTTGGAGATTAttctgatgatgaggatccatGGAAACCTTTGAATCCACATGAACCTGGCAACCTAAAGATTCGGCCTTACAGGAGAG TGAAAGGTTCTCCACGGGGGGTTATTGGCACTTCGAAAAAGAAAACTCTCACATTTCTATTTCCTATGGCAAAGATGGATGGCGCCGTCATACCTGAACATGCTAAATCTTTCGAAGCACAGCAGTCTCAGCAGGAGGAACATTATGGTTCCCAATCACCCCCTCGTTTTGAAAAG ACTATTGCTGCAACTCCCAATGGTACACAGGATGACATAGATACACATGCAAGCCTCGACGACTTGTGTCGGTCACATCTA AATGCTCTCCTTGCCAGCATCGCTGAGGTTGAAAAGCAGAGTGAGATGGATGCTCGAGTTTCAACATGGAAAGAAAGAATTGAGGAGGCATTGGAAGAGCAG GATAAAAACCCACCTTTTGATATCGGTTCATATGGGGAGCAAATCCTTGACACACTTTCATCAAGAACTGACAATACAGGAACTGCATCTTTTAGTGAGATTGTTAGTGGCAGACCAAAGTATGAGGTTGCCAGAACATTCTCTGCCCTTCTCCAGCTG GTGAACGGCAGAAGTGTTGATCTGGACAAAGGACAAGCCATGAATGAGTTGGTGTGTTACACGGCAGAGAATCCATTCCATGTAAGGCTCATTGGTCCCAACCGGAGGCCAGAAATGGAGGCACGCTTTGCTCGGAAGAGAGTCAAGTCCCCACTGCAAAATGCAGGCAAAGGTGGTGAGTCCTCCCTGGCGCAGCATGAGTGCTCCAAGAAGCCGTTGCATAAAAATGGCAAGATTCCAGTCAAGACAGCGATCAGGCTGACTCCAGATGGGAAGCGAAGGCGAAGGTCAGCCACTCACCTAATGCAGCCGATCAATCTGGAATCCAGCGGATGA